A single genomic interval of Gossypium raimondii isolate GPD5lz chromosome 11, ASM2569854v1, whole genome shotgun sequence harbors:
- the LOC105802803 gene encoding lysine-specific demethylase JMJ27 isoform X3: protein MDSPSGKRCRRSAGLGKWRCSEMALPSSSYCEKHNLQRNKQAQKRIRGDGDNNCNCKSRKLKRSGSVGGEFSGSEMNKKKNRREEELSGGSEEGDGLVLTEMLAREREKEEKDIKGSKVGSRNSVKEIVDSGEGKANSRKKQASVKAVRNGAGREKKSIEKNKTSKSKEFGSLMCHQCQRNDKSGVVFCSSCQRKRYCYDCIEKWYSEKTRDEVEAVCPYCRGNCNCKACLREVLVVKDTRKDIEASVKLEWLKYLLHKALPVLKHIYREQSSEMEIEADIKGSQLAEIDITRSKLDKSERLYCDNCNTSIVNFHRSCSRCSYDLCLICCQELREGPQPCANEAETSSQQLVERASFQTIEKDEKSNAPRRRHGWESQVHSPGNDKAVTSSHLPDWRANANGSIPCPPSDYGGCGASTLELRRVFKANWVTKLINNAKDITSRYKPPDVDFYLDCSSCQNALDGNSNSSSNVRHAANRKECCDNYLFCPNAHDISDDESEHFQRHWMRGEPVIVRNVLEKTSGLSWEPMVMWRAFRETGSNVKFKEETRSVRAIDCLDWCEVEINIHQFFMGYLEGRMHNTCWPEMLKLKDWPSSTLFEERLPRHNAEFIAALPFSDYADPKFGFLNLAARLPEGSLKPDMGPKTYIAYGFSEELGRGDSVTKLHCDMSDAVNVLTHTTKVKIAPWQRKEIESMQNMHAAEDMQELYGGVDKAKVGMEERLLKTTHGDKIIVTDCAKNGSMEHGHLLLEEKHIKEGKLDNEQSNANPPVPDSGNLKIAGLDESKPGMGHSVSSENWKNNSIGTELLQVNDSNPRILDFNKNGVTQSLGVNNNPEKGSFEENSDRKLTSNMPKVDPHKFSLSSSADERDNLFVENLNNKSSILKHNVKVEAESFPENNDKGRTDKKMENFEMESSSSSSMLDKDYLKTRRMDHSLRLEKEVKNISGKDQMDENVYSSELNAATAENVTVKLNEQSVKQSKVVTESEGLADWSASYLEKIKCSNDMVVTRKDKFGISFSGDCAFSVPVSKESDQEAVKDIGNDDHLELVKGGAVWDIFRKQDVPKIIQYLEKHKKEFRHVNNLPVISVIHPIHDQTLFLNERHKRQLKEEFDVEPWTFEQYLGEAVFIPAGCPHQVRNRQSCIKVALDFVSPDNIEECLRLTNEFRKLPKNHRAKEDKLEVRNLNLVSLFV, encoded by the exons ATGGATTCACCGTCAGGTAAACGGTGCAGGAGAAGCGCCGGTCTAGGTAAGTGGCGATGCAGCGAAATGGCGTTGCCTTCAAGCTCGTATTGCGAGAAGCACAACTTGCAAAGAAATAAACAGGCTCAAAAAAGAATTCGCGGAGATGGAGATAATAACTGCAACTGTAAATCCCGCAAGTTAAAGAGAAGTGGCAGTGTGGGAGGTGAATTCAGCGGATCGGAAATGAACAAGAAGAAGAACAGGAGAGAGGAGGAGTTGAGCGGTGGATCGGAAGAAGGGGACGGGCTTGTCTTGACAGAGATGTTGGCCAGGGAGCGCGAAAAGGAAGAGAAAGATATCAAGGGGAGTAAGGTTGGTTCTCGAAATTCAGTGAAGGAGATAGTGGATTCCGGTGAAGGAAAAGCTAATTCCCGTAAAAAACAAGCCTCCGTTAAAGCTGTTAGGAATGGTGCCGGTAGAGAGAAAAAATCCATCGAGAAG AATAAGACGAGTAAAAGCAAAGAATTTGGAAGTTTAATGTGTCATCAGTGCCAAAGGAACGACAAGAGTGGTGTTGTTTTTTGTTCCAGTTGTCAAAGGAAGCGTTATTGTTACGACTGCATTGAAAAGTG GTATTCGGAGAAAACAAGGGATGAAGTTGAGGCTGTTTGTCCGTATTGTCGTGGAAATTGCAATTGTAAAGCTTGTTTGCGTGAAGTTTTGGTTGTCAAG GATACCCGCAAGGATATAGAGGCCAGTGTCAAATTGGAGTGGCTAAAATATTTGCTTCATAAAGCTCTCCCAGTTCTTAAGCATATATACAGGGAGCAGAGCTCTGAAATGGAGATTGAAGCAGacataaaag GATCTCAATTGGCAGAAATTGATATAACAAGGTCTAAGTTGGACAAAAGCGAACGTTTGTACTG TGACAACTGCAATACATCAATTGTTAACTTTCACAGAAGCTGCTCCAGATGTTCTTATGATTTATGCTTAATCTGTTGTCAAGAGCTAAGAGAAGGCCCCCAACCTTGTGCTAATGAAGCAGAAACATCCAGCCAACAGTTAGTTGAAAGAGCTAGTTTTCAAACTATAGAGAAGGATGAAAAAAGTAATGCACCAAGGAGAAGACATGGATGGGAAAGCCAAGTGCATTCACCCGGTAACGATAAAGCTGTTACATCTTCTCATTTGCCTGATTGGCGAGCTAATGCTAATGGTAGCATTCCATGTCCTCCAAGTGACTATGGAGGTTGTGGTGCTTCTACACTTGAGTTGAGGCGTGTTTTTAAAGCTAACTGGGTAACTAAGCTGATAAATAATGCCAAGGACATTACCAGTCGATACAAGCCACCTGATGTTGATTTCTATTTGGACTGTTCTTCATGCCAGAATGCTTTAGATGGAAACAGCAACAGTAGTTCTAATGTGAGGCATGCAGCTAACAGGAAAGAGTGTTGTGATAACTACTTATTCTGCCCAAATGCTCATGATATATCAGATGATGAAAGTGAGCATTTTCAGAGGCATTGGATGAGGGGTGAACCTGTGATTGTCCGTAATGTTCTAGAGAAAACATCTGGCCTTAGTTGGGAACCCATGGTCATGTGGAGGGCTTTCAGAGAAACAGGTTCCAATGTAAAATTCAAAGAAGAGACTCGAAGCGTAAGGGCCATTGATTGCTTAGATTGGTGTGAG GTCGAAATTAATATTCACCAATTTTTCATGGGCTACTTAGAGGGTCGTATGCACAACACTTGCTGGCCAGAAATGTTGAAATTGAAGGATTGGCCTTCATCAACCTTATTTGAAGAACGTTTGCCCAGGCATAATGCTGAATTTATTGCTGCACTCCCTTTCAGTGACTACGCTGATCCAAAATTTGGCTTTTTAAACCTTGCTGCACGGCTTCCAGAGGGATCATTGAAGCCAGATATGGGACCCAAGACATATATTGCTTACGGATTCTCTGAAGAACTTGGTAGAGGCGATTCTGTGACAAAGTTGCATTGTGACATGTCTGATGCG GTAAATGTATTGACACACACAACTAAGGTGAAAATTGCTCCCTGGCAACGCAAAGAGATAGAAAGCATGCAGAACATGCATGCTGCGGAAGACATGCAAGAGCTATATGGGGGTGTAGATAAAGCTAAGGTTGGAATGGAAGAAAGATTATTGAAGACAACCCATGGGGACAAGATCATTGTTACTGATTGCGCAAAGAATGGAAGCATGGAGCATGGGCACTTGTTGTTGGAAGAGAAACACATAAAGGAAGGGAAACTGGATAACGAACAATCAAATGCTAATCCACCCGTTCCAGATTCCGGGAATCTAAAGATTGCAGGATTGGATGAATCAAAGCCTGGAATGGGGCATTCTGTTTCCTCTGAAAATTGGAAAAACAATAGTATTGGGACAGAGTTGCTTCAAGTAAATGATTCAAATCCTCGCAttcttgattttaataaaaatggtgtGACACAATCATTAGGGGTTAATAATAACCCTGAAAAAGGCTCCTTCGAGGAAAACAGTGACAGAAAATTAACTTCAAATATGCCGAAAGTTGACCCACACAAATTCTCTTTGTCTAGCAGTGCAGATGAAAGGGATAATCtatttgttgaaaatttgaataataaatcaaGCATCTTGAAGCATAATGTGAAGGTAGAAGCAGAGTCATTTCCAGAAAATAATGACAAAGGGAGAACtgataaaaaaatggaaaattttgaaatggagAGCTCTTCTTCAAGCAGCATGCTAGATAAGGACTACTTGAAAACAAGAAGAATGGATCATAGTTTAAGATTGGAGAAAGAGGTCAAAAATATTTCAGGAAAGGACCAAATGGATGAAAATGTCTACTCTTCAGAGTTAAATGCTGCCACAGCAGAAAACGTGACTGTGAAGTTAAACGAGCAAAGCGTAAAACAATCTAAAG TGGTAACTGAGAGCGAAGGTTTAGCTGATTGGAGTGCATCCTACCTAGAAAAGATTAAATGTTCAAACGACATGGTGGTAACGAGGAAAGACAAGTTTGGGATTTCATTCTCTGGTGATTGTGCATTTAGTGTCCCTGTTTCGAAAGAATCAGACCAAGAGGCTGTCAAGGATATAGGAAATGATGATCACTTAGAACTGGTCAAAGGTGGTGCTGTCTGGGATATCTTTCGCAAGCAGGATGTTCCTAAAATCATTCAGTATTTGGAAAAGCACAAGAAGGAATTTCGCCATGTTAACAATCTTCCTGTAATTTCG GTCATTCATCCCATTCATGATCAGACTCTTTTTTTAAATGAGAGGCATAAAAGGCAACTGAAAGAGGAATTTG ATGTGGAACCTTGGACGTTTGAGCAATACCTTGGTGAGGCTGTTTTCATTCCTGCCGGATGCCCTCATCAAGTGAGAAATAGACAA TCTTGTATTAAGGTTGCACTGGATTTTGTTTCTCCCGACAACATTGAGGAATGCCTTCGATTAACTAATGAGTTCCGTAAGCTCCCAAAGAACCATAGAGCCAAGGAGGACAAGTTAGAGGtaagaaatttgaatttagtttctttatttgtttga
- the LOC105802803 gene encoding lysine-specific demethylase JMJ27 isoform X1 — MDSPSGKRCRRSAGLGKWRCSEMALPSSSYCEKHNLQRNKQAQKRIRGDGDNNCNCKSRKLKRSGSVGGEFSGSEMNKKKNRREEELSGGSEEGDGLVLTEMLAREREKEEKDIKGSKVGSRNSVKEIVDSGEGKANSRKKQASVKAVRNGAGREKKSIEKNKTSKSKEFGSLMCHQCQRNDKSGVVFCSSCQRKRYCYDCIEKWYSEKTRDEVEAVCPYCRGNCNCKACLREVLVVKDTRKDIEASVKLEWLKYLLHKALPVLKHIYREQSSEMEIEADIKGSQLAEIDITRSKLDKSERLYCDNCNTSIVNFHRSCSRCSYDLCLICCQELREGPQPCANEAETSSQQLVERASFQTIEKDEKSNAPRRRHGWESQVHSPGNDKAVTSSHLPDWRANANGSIPCPPSDYGGCGASTLELRRVFKANWVTKLINNAKDITSRYKPPDVDFYLDCSSCQNALDGNSNSSSNVRHAANRKECCDNYLFCPNAHDISDDESEHFQRHWMRGEPVIVRNVLEKTSGLSWEPMVMWRAFRETGSNVKFKEETRSVRAIDCLDWCEVEINIHQFFMGYLEGRMHNTCWPEMLKLKDWPSSTLFEERLPRHNAEFIAALPFSDYADPKFGFLNLAARLPEGSLKPDMGPKTYIAYGFSEELGRGDSVTKLHCDMSDAVNVLTHTTKVKIAPWQRKEIESMQNMHAAEDMQELYGGVDKAKVGMEERLLKTTHGDKIIVTDCAKNGSMEHGHLLLEEKHIKEGKLDNEQSNANPPVPDSGNLKIAGLDESKPGMGHSVSSENWKNNSIGTELLQVNDSNPRILDFNKNGVTQSLGVNNNPEKGSFEENSDRKLTSNMPKVDPHKFSLSSSADERDNLFVENLNNKSSILKHNVKVEAESFPENNDKGRTDKKMENFEMESSSSSSMLDKDYLKTRRMDHSLRLEKEVKNISGKDQMDENVYSSELNAATAENVTVKLNEQSVKQSKGGGNNSSNVVTESEGLADWSASYLEKIKCSNDMVVTRKDKFGISFSGDCAFSVPVSKESDQEAVKDIGNDDHLELVKGGAVWDIFRKQDVPKIIQYLEKHKKEFRHVNNLPVISVIHPIHDQTLFLNERHKRQLKEEFDVEPWTFEQYLGEAVFIPAGCPHQVRNRQSCIKVALDFVSPDNIEECLRLTNEFRKLPKNHRAKEDKLEVRNLNLVSLFV; from the exons ATGGATTCACCGTCAGGTAAACGGTGCAGGAGAAGCGCCGGTCTAGGTAAGTGGCGATGCAGCGAAATGGCGTTGCCTTCAAGCTCGTATTGCGAGAAGCACAACTTGCAAAGAAATAAACAGGCTCAAAAAAGAATTCGCGGAGATGGAGATAATAACTGCAACTGTAAATCCCGCAAGTTAAAGAGAAGTGGCAGTGTGGGAGGTGAATTCAGCGGATCGGAAATGAACAAGAAGAAGAACAGGAGAGAGGAGGAGTTGAGCGGTGGATCGGAAGAAGGGGACGGGCTTGTCTTGACAGAGATGTTGGCCAGGGAGCGCGAAAAGGAAGAGAAAGATATCAAGGGGAGTAAGGTTGGTTCTCGAAATTCAGTGAAGGAGATAGTGGATTCCGGTGAAGGAAAAGCTAATTCCCGTAAAAAACAAGCCTCCGTTAAAGCTGTTAGGAATGGTGCCGGTAGAGAGAAAAAATCCATCGAGAAG AATAAGACGAGTAAAAGCAAAGAATTTGGAAGTTTAATGTGTCATCAGTGCCAAAGGAACGACAAGAGTGGTGTTGTTTTTTGTTCCAGTTGTCAAAGGAAGCGTTATTGTTACGACTGCATTGAAAAGTG GTATTCGGAGAAAACAAGGGATGAAGTTGAGGCTGTTTGTCCGTATTGTCGTGGAAATTGCAATTGTAAAGCTTGTTTGCGTGAAGTTTTGGTTGTCAAG GATACCCGCAAGGATATAGAGGCCAGTGTCAAATTGGAGTGGCTAAAATATTTGCTTCATAAAGCTCTCCCAGTTCTTAAGCATATATACAGGGAGCAGAGCTCTGAAATGGAGATTGAAGCAGacataaaag GATCTCAATTGGCAGAAATTGATATAACAAGGTCTAAGTTGGACAAAAGCGAACGTTTGTACTG TGACAACTGCAATACATCAATTGTTAACTTTCACAGAAGCTGCTCCAGATGTTCTTATGATTTATGCTTAATCTGTTGTCAAGAGCTAAGAGAAGGCCCCCAACCTTGTGCTAATGAAGCAGAAACATCCAGCCAACAGTTAGTTGAAAGAGCTAGTTTTCAAACTATAGAGAAGGATGAAAAAAGTAATGCACCAAGGAGAAGACATGGATGGGAAAGCCAAGTGCATTCACCCGGTAACGATAAAGCTGTTACATCTTCTCATTTGCCTGATTGGCGAGCTAATGCTAATGGTAGCATTCCATGTCCTCCAAGTGACTATGGAGGTTGTGGTGCTTCTACACTTGAGTTGAGGCGTGTTTTTAAAGCTAACTGGGTAACTAAGCTGATAAATAATGCCAAGGACATTACCAGTCGATACAAGCCACCTGATGTTGATTTCTATTTGGACTGTTCTTCATGCCAGAATGCTTTAGATGGAAACAGCAACAGTAGTTCTAATGTGAGGCATGCAGCTAACAGGAAAGAGTGTTGTGATAACTACTTATTCTGCCCAAATGCTCATGATATATCAGATGATGAAAGTGAGCATTTTCAGAGGCATTGGATGAGGGGTGAACCTGTGATTGTCCGTAATGTTCTAGAGAAAACATCTGGCCTTAGTTGGGAACCCATGGTCATGTGGAGGGCTTTCAGAGAAACAGGTTCCAATGTAAAATTCAAAGAAGAGACTCGAAGCGTAAGGGCCATTGATTGCTTAGATTGGTGTGAG GTCGAAATTAATATTCACCAATTTTTCATGGGCTACTTAGAGGGTCGTATGCACAACACTTGCTGGCCAGAAATGTTGAAATTGAAGGATTGGCCTTCATCAACCTTATTTGAAGAACGTTTGCCCAGGCATAATGCTGAATTTATTGCTGCACTCCCTTTCAGTGACTACGCTGATCCAAAATTTGGCTTTTTAAACCTTGCTGCACGGCTTCCAGAGGGATCATTGAAGCCAGATATGGGACCCAAGACATATATTGCTTACGGATTCTCTGAAGAACTTGGTAGAGGCGATTCTGTGACAAAGTTGCATTGTGACATGTCTGATGCG GTAAATGTATTGACACACACAACTAAGGTGAAAATTGCTCCCTGGCAACGCAAAGAGATAGAAAGCATGCAGAACATGCATGCTGCGGAAGACATGCAAGAGCTATATGGGGGTGTAGATAAAGCTAAGGTTGGAATGGAAGAAAGATTATTGAAGACAACCCATGGGGACAAGATCATTGTTACTGATTGCGCAAAGAATGGAAGCATGGAGCATGGGCACTTGTTGTTGGAAGAGAAACACATAAAGGAAGGGAAACTGGATAACGAACAATCAAATGCTAATCCACCCGTTCCAGATTCCGGGAATCTAAAGATTGCAGGATTGGATGAATCAAAGCCTGGAATGGGGCATTCTGTTTCCTCTGAAAATTGGAAAAACAATAGTATTGGGACAGAGTTGCTTCAAGTAAATGATTCAAATCCTCGCAttcttgattttaataaaaatggtgtGACACAATCATTAGGGGTTAATAATAACCCTGAAAAAGGCTCCTTCGAGGAAAACAGTGACAGAAAATTAACTTCAAATATGCCGAAAGTTGACCCACACAAATTCTCTTTGTCTAGCAGTGCAGATGAAAGGGATAATCtatttgttgaaaatttgaataataaatcaaGCATCTTGAAGCATAATGTGAAGGTAGAAGCAGAGTCATTTCCAGAAAATAATGACAAAGGGAGAACtgataaaaaaatggaaaattttgaaatggagAGCTCTTCTTCAAGCAGCATGCTAGATAAGGACTACTTGAAAACAAGAAGAATGGATCATAGTTTAAGATTGGAGAAAGAGGTCAAAAATATTTCAGGAAAGGACCAAATGGATGAAAATGTCTACTCTTCAGAGTTAAATGCTGCCACAGCAGAAAACGTGACTGTGAAGTTAAACGAGCAAAGCGTAAAACAATCTAAAGGTGGAGGAAACAATTCTTCTAATG TGGTAACTGAGAGCGAAGGTTTAGCTGATTGGAGTGCATCCTACCTAGAAAAGATTAAATGTTCAAACGACATGGTGGTAACGAGGAAAGACAAGTTTGGGATTTCATTCTCTGGTGATTGTGCATTTAGTGTCCCTGTTTCGAAAGAATCAGACCAAGAGGCTGTCAAGGATATAGGAAATGATGATCACTTAGAACTGGTCAAAGGTGGTGCTGTCTGGGATATCTTTCGCAAGCAGGATGTTCCTAAAATCATTCAGTATTTGGAAAAGCACAAGAAGGAATTTCGCCATGTTAACAATCTTCCTGTAATTTCG GTCATTCATCCCATTCATGATCAGACTCTTTTTTTAAATGAGAGGCATAAAAGGCAACTGAAAGAGGAATTTG ATGTGGAACCTTGGACGTTTGAGCAATACCTTGGTGAGGCTGTTTTCATTCCTGCCGGATGCCCTCATCAAGTGAGAAATAGACAA TCTTGTATTAAGGTTGCACTGGATTTTGTTTCTCCCGACAACATTGAGGAATGCCTTCGATTAACTAATGAGTTCCGTAAGCTCCCAAAGAACCATAGAGCCAAGGAGGACAAGTTAGAGGtaagaaatttgaatttagtttctttatttgtttga
- the LOC105802803 gene encoding lysine-specific demethylase JMJ27 isoform X4 translates to MDSPSGKRCRRSAGLGKWRCSEMALPSSSYCEKHNLQRNKQAQKRIRGDGDNNCNCKSRKLKRSGSVGGEFSGSEMNKKKNRREEELSGGSEEGDGLVLTEMLAREREKEEKDIKGSKVGSRNSVKEIVDSGEGKANSRKKQASVKAVRNGAGREKKSIEKNKTSKSKEFGSLMCHQCQRNDKSGVVFCSSCQRKRYCYDCIEKWYSEKTRDEVEAVCPYCRGNCNCKACLREVLVVKDTRKDIEASVKLEWLKYLLHKALPVLKHIYREQSSEMEIEADIKGSQLAEIDITRSKLDKSERLYCDNCNTSIVNFHRSCSRCSYDLCLICCQELREGPQPCANEAETSSQQLVERASFQTIEKDEKSNAPRRRHGWESQVHSPGNDKAVTSSHLPDWRANANGSIPCPPSDYGGCGASTLELRRVFKANWVTKLINNAKDITSRYKPPDVDFYLDCSSCQNALDGNSNSSSNVRHAANRKECCDNYLFCPNAHDISDDESEHFQRHWMRGEPVIVRNVLEKTSGLSWEPMVMWRAFRETGSNVKFKEETRSVEINIHQFFMGYLEGRMHNTCWPEMLKLKDWPSSTLFEERLPRHNAEFIAALPFSDYADPKFGFLNLAARLPEGSLKPDMGPKTYIAYGFSEELGRGDSVTKLHCDMSDAVNVLTHTTKVKIAPWQRKEIESMQNMHAAEDMQELYGGVDKAKVGMEERLLKTTHGDKIIVTDCAKNGSMEHGHLLLEEKHIKEGKLDNEQSNANPPVPDSGNLKIAGLDESKPGMGHSVSSENWKNNSIGTELLQVNDSNPRILDFNKNGVTQSLGVNNNPEKGSFEENSDRKLTSNMPKVDPHKFSLSSSADERDNLFVENLNNKSSILKHNVKVEAESFPENNDKGRTDKKMENFEMESSSSSSMLDKDYLKTRRMDHSLRLEKEVKNISGKDQMDENVYSSELNAATAENVTVKLNEQSVKQSKGGGNNSSNVVTESEGLADWSASYLEKIKCSNDMVVTRKDKFGISFSGDCAFSVPVSKESDQEAVKDIGNDDHLELVKGGAVWDIFRKQDVPKIIQYLEKHKKEFRHVNNLPVISVIHPIHDQTLFLNERHKRQLKEEFDVEPWTFEQYLGEAVFIPAGCPHQVRNRQSCIKVALDFVSPDNIEECLRLTNEFRKLPKNHRAKEDKLEVRNLNLVSLFV, encoded by the exons ATGGATTCACCGTCAGGTAAACGGTGCAGGAGAAGCGCCGGTCTAGGTAAGTGGCGATGCAGCGAAATGGCGTTGCCTTCAAGCTCGTATTGCGAGAAGCACAACTTGCAAAGAAATAAACAGGCTCAAAAAAGAATTCGCGGAGATGGAGATAATAACTGCAACTGTAAATCCCGCAAGTTAAAGAGAAGTGGCAGTGTGGGAGGTGAATTCAGCGGATCGGAAATGAACAAGAAGAAGAACAGGAGAGAGGAGGAGTTGAGCGGTGGATCGGAAGAAGGGGACGGGCTTGTCTTGACAGAGATGTTGGCCAGGGAGCGCGAAAAGGAAGAGAAAGATATCAAGGGGAGTAAGGTTGGTTCTCGAAATTCAGTGAAGGAGATAGTGGATTCCGGTGAAGGAAAAGCTAATTCCCGTAAAAAACAAGCCTCCGTTAAAGCTGTTAGGAATGGTGCCGGTAGAGAGAAAAAATCCATCGAGAAG AATAAGACGAGTAAAAGCAAAGAATTTGGAAGTTTAATGTGTCATCAGTGCCAAAGGAACGACAAGAGTGGTGTTGTTTTTTGTTCCAGTTGTCAAAGGAAGCGTTATTGTTACGACTGCATTGAAAAGTG GTATTCGGAGAAAACAAGGGATGAAGTTGAGGCTGTTTGTCCGTATTGTCGTGGAAATTGCAATTGTAAAGCTTGTTTGCGTGAAGTTTTGGTTGTCAAG GATACCCGCAAGGATATAGAGGCCAGTGTCAAATTGGAGTGGCTAAAATATTTGCTTCATAAAGCTCTCCCAGTTCTTAAGCATATATACAGGGAGCAGAGCTCTGAAATGGAGATTGAAGCAGacataaaag GATCTCAATTGGCAGAAATTGATATAACAAGGTCTAAGTTGGACAAAAGCGAACGTTTGTACTG TGACAACTGCAATACATCAATTGTTAACTTTCACAGAAGCTGCTCCAGATGTTCTTATGATTTATGCTTAATCTGTTGTCAAGAGCTAAGAGAAGGCCCCCAACCTTGTGCTAATGAAGCAGAAACATCCAGCCAACAGTTAGTTGAAAGAGCTAGTTTTCAAACTATAGAGAAGGATGAAAAAAGTAATGCACCAAGGAGAAGACATGGATGGGAAAGCCAAGTGCATTCACCCGGTAACGATAAAGCTGTTACATCTTCTCATTTGCCTGATTGGCGAGCTAATGCTAATGGTAGCATTCCATGTCCTCCAAGTGACTATGGAGGTTGTGGTGCTTCTACACTTGAGTTGAGGCGTGTTTTTAAAGCTAACTGGGTAACTAAGCTGATAAATAATGCCAAGGACATTACCAGTCGATACAAGCCACCTGATGTTGATTTCTATTTGGACTGTTCTTCATGCCAGAATGCTTTAGATGGAAACAGCAACAGTAGTTCTAATGTGAGGCATGCAGCTAACAGGAAAGAGTGTTGTGATAACTACTTATTCTGCCCAAATGCTCATGATATATCAGATGATGAAAGTGAGCATTTTCAGAGGCATTGGATGAGGGGTGAACCTGTGATTGTCCGTAATGTTCTAGAGAAAACATCTGGCCTTAGTTGGGAACCCATGGTCATGTGGAGGGCTTTCAGAGAAACAGGTTCCAATGTAAAATTCAAAGAAGAGACTCGAAGC GTCGAAATTAATATTCACCAATTTTTCATGGGCTACTTAGAGGGTCGTATGCACAACACTTGCTGGCCAGAAATGTTGAAATTGAAGGATTGGCCTTCATCAACCTTATTTGAAGAACGTTTGCCCAGGCATAATGCTGAATTTATTGCTGCACTCCCTTTCAGTGACTACGCTGATCCAAAATTTGGCTTTTTAAACCTTGCTGCACGGCTTCCAGAGGGATCATTGAAGCCAGATATGGGACCCAAGACATATATTGCTTACGGATTCTCTGAAGAACTTGGTAGAGGCGATTCTGTGACAAAGTTGCATTGTGACATGTCTGATGCG GTAAATGTATTGACACACACAACTAAGGTGAAAATTGCTCCCTGGCAACGCAAAGAGATAGAAAGCATGCAGAACATGCATGCTGCGGAAGACATGCAAGAGCTATATGGGGGTGTAGATAAAGCTAAGGTTGGAATGGAAGAAAGATTATTGAAGACAACCCATGGGGACAAGATCATTGTTACTGATTGCGCAAAGAATGGAAGCATGGAGCATGGGCACTTGTTGTTGGAAGAGAAACACATAAAGGAAGGGAAACTGGATAACGAACAATCAAATGCTAATCCACCCGTTCCAGATTCCGGGAATCTAAAGATTGCAGGATTGGATGAATCAAAGCCTGGAATGGGGCATTCTGTTTCCTCTGAAAATTGGAAAAACAATAGTATTGGGACAGAGTTGCTTCAAGTAAATGATTCAAATCCTCGCAttcttgattttaataaaaatggtgtGACACAATCATTAGGGGTTAATAATAACCCTGAAAAAGGCTCCTTCGAGGAAAACAGTGACAGAAAATTAACTTCAAATATGCCGAAAGTTGACCCACACAAATTCTCTTTGTCTAGCAGTGCAGATGAAAGGGATAATCtatttgttgaaaatttgaataataaatcaaGCATCTTGAAGCATAATGTGAAGGTAGAAGCAGAGTCATTTCCAGAAAATAATGACAAAGGGAGAACtgataaaaaaatggaaaattttgaaatggagAGCTCTTCTTCAAGCAGCATGCTAGATAAGGACTACTTGAAAACAAGAAGAATGGATCATAGTTTAAGATTGGAGAAAGAGGTCAAAAATATTTCAGGAAAGGACCAAATGGATGAAAATGTCTACTCTTCAGAGTTAAATGCTGCCACAGCAGAAAACGTGACTGTGAAGTTAAACGAGCAAAGCGTAAAACAATCTAAAGGTGGAGGAAACAATTCTTCTAATG TGGTAACTGAGAGCGAAGGTTTAGCTGATTGGAGTGCATCCTACCTAGAAAAGATTAAATGTTCAAACGACATGGTGGTAACGAGGAAAGACAAGTTTGGGATTTCATTCTCTGGTGATTGTGCATTTAGTGTCCCTGTTTCGAAAGAATCAGACCAAGAGGCTGTCAAGGATATAGGAAATGATGATCACTTAGAACTGGTCAAAGGTGGTGCTGTCTGGGATATCTTTCGCAAGCAGGATGTTCCTAAAATCATTCAGTATTTGGAAAAGCACAAGAAGGAATTTCGCCATGTTAACAATCTTCCTGTAATTTCG GTCATTCATCCCATTCATGATCAGACTCTTTTTTTAAATGAGAGGCATAAAAGGCAACTGAAAGAGGAATTTG ATGTGGAACCTTGGACGTTTGAGCAATACCTTGGTGAGGCTGTTTTCATTCCTGCCGGATGCCCTCATCAAGTGAGAAATAGACAA TCTTGTATTAAGGTTGCACTGGATTTTGTTTCTCCCGACAACATTGAGGAATGCCTTCGATTAACTAATGAGTTCCGTAAGCTCCCAAAGAACCATAGAGCCAAGGAGGACAAGTTAGAGGtaagaaatttgaatttagtttctttatttgtttga